A single Pseudomonas sp. DC1.2 DNA region contains:
- the epsC gene encoding serine O-acetyltransferase EpsC, with the protein MSERSSHWQLQTIVSQLRMARDQWRAQNGRASGEQGGRELPSRAAMADILEALCGALFPMRLGPVDLREESEDFYVGHTLDVALNALLGQARLELRYAARHSAEVDTEVEVRAIQIIQDFALALPGLRSLLDTDVLAAYHGDPAARSVDEVLLCYPGILAVIHHRLAHHLYRAGLPLLARISAEIAHSATGIDIHPGAQIGRSFFIDHGTGVVIGETAIIGERVRIYQAVTLGAKRFPADEDGQLQKGHPRHPIVEDDVVIYAGATILGRITLGKGSTIGGNVWLTRSVPAGCNLTQANLQHEEGAQK; encoded by the coding sequence GTGAGCGAGCGTTCCAGTCATTGGCAATTGCAGACAATCGTTAGCCAACTGCGTATGGCGCGTGACCAGTGGCGCGCACAAAACGGTCGCGCCAGCGGCGAGCAGGGCGGTCGTGAACTGCCGTCGCGAGCGGCCATGGCCGACATTCTGGAGGCGCTGTGCGGTGCGTTGTTCCCGATGCGCCTGGGCCCGGTGGACTTGCGCGAGGAGAGTGAAGATTTTTACGTGGGGCACACCCTCGACGTGGCGTTGAATGCCTTACTGGGTCAGGCGCGACTCGAATTGCGTTACGCCGCCCGTCATAGTGCCGAGGTCGATACTGAAGTCGAGGTCCGGGCCATTCAGATCATTCAGGACTTCGCCCTCGCGTTACCGGGGCTGCGCAGTCTGTTGGACACCGACGTGCTGGCGGCCTACCACGGCGACCCCGCGGCTCGCAGTGTTGATGAAGTGCTGCTGTGCTATCCGGGGATTCTGGCGGTGATTCACCATCGCCTGGCTCATCATTTGTACCGCGCCGGGTTGCCGTTGTTGGCAAGGATCAGCGCAGAAATCGCGCACTCGGCCACCGGTATCGATATCCATCCGGGCGCGCAGATCGGACGTAGCTTCTTTATCGATCACGGAACGGGCGTGGTGATTGGCGAGACGGCGATTATCGGTGAGCGTGTGCGGATTTATCAGGCCGTGACCCTGGGCGCCAAACGTTTTCCGGCGGATGAAGACGGGCAGTTGCAGAAGGGCCATCCGCGTCATCCGATTGTCGAGGATGATGTGGTGATCTATGCCGGTGCGACGATCCTGGGGCGGATCACCCTTGGCAAGGGTTCGACCATCGGCGGCAATGTGTGGTTAACCCGCAGCGTCCCCGCAGGATGCAACCTGACGCAGGCCAATTTGCAGCATGAGGAGGGGGCGCAGAAGTAA